A stretch of the Bacillus anthracis str. Vollum genome encodes the following:
- a CDS encoding Hsp20/alpha crystallin family protein, translating to MRNLFPEITKRQNGIFDFGPSLLEGMTDAFFKPMNMDIFKVDVHEQSDKYTVKADLPGFQKENIQVEFEQDVLTIQATNHNEVEEKNENGTYIRKERSIGSVTRRFSFKQVEEENVRANYKDGVLTIELPKLKEEKNSKTTINIE from the coding sequence ATGCGTAATTTATTTCCAGAAATAACAAAACGTCAAAATGGTATTTTTGATTTTGGACCTTCTTTATTAGAAGGGATGACAGATGCTTTCTTTAAACCGATGAACATGGATATTTTTAAAGTAGATGTTCATGAACAATCTGATAAATATACAGTGAAAGCAGATTTACCAGGTTTTCAAAAAGAAAACATTCAAGTTGAATTTGAACAAGATGTATTAACGATTCAAGCAACTAATCATAATGAAGTAGAAGAAAAAAATGAGAATGGCACATATATTCGTAAAGAACGTTCTATAGGTTCTGTAACTCGACGTTTTAGTTTTAAACAAGTTGAGGAAGAAAATGTTAGAGCGAATTACAAAGATGGCGTGTTGACAATTGAATTGCCAAAATTGAAAGAAGAAAAAAACAGTAAAACAACAATTAATATTGAATAA
- a CDS encoding mechanosensitive ion channel family protein, whose amino-acid sequence MSLLTYTEEFFNYVREFLLLRFLLFALVLIIISFVINRIIDWFFRKSSFFDEEVEQTIQSVIRSIFRYIIIISLIIYLISQFVDIKSIIAGAGIAGVVIGFAAQQMLKDVILGFARLADKEFRVGDFVTFNGTNSGTIEEISIRFMQIREWSGKLLTIPHGEIRTIQNFNKGWMRVIERITVSYQEDPTRVKELLEEVCVNCNEKLAPSLYKVEDEAVEPFKYVGVTDLNPNLKYVGYEFCITGLIKPEDYFETSRQVRFELMSMFHKNQVQMPAANMLVTTESLQHTHGGQSLSDS is encoded by the coding sequence ATGAGTTTATTAACGTATACTGAAGAATTTTTTAATTATGTAAGGGAGTTTTTGCTTTTAAGATTTTTACTATTTGCTTTAGTGCTGATTATTATTTCTTTTGTAATAAACCGCATTATTGATTGGTTTTTTAGGAAATCAAGCTTTTTTGATGAAGAGGTAGAGCAAACGATTCAAAGTGTGATTCGATCTATTTTTAGATATATCATTATCATCAGTCTAATCATATATTTAATTAGCCAATTTGTAGATATAAAAAGTATCATTGCAGGTGCAGGGATAGCAGGGGTTGTTATCGGTTTTGCTGCACAACAGATGCTGAAAGATGTTATATTAGGCTTTGCGAGATTAGCGGACAAAGAGTTTCGTGTTGGCGATTTTGTTACGTTTAACGGAACAAACTCAGGAACGATTGAGGAAATTAGTATTCGTTTTATGCAAATTCGTGAATGGTCAGGAAAACTCCTTACCATACCACATGGAGAGATTAGAACGATACAAAATTTTAATAAAGGCTGGATGCGAGTAATTGAACGGATTACAGTAAGTTATCAGGAAGATCCTACAAGAGTTAAGGAATTGTTAGAGGAAGTTTGTGTTAATTGTAATGAAAAATTGGCCCCAAGTCTTTATAAAGTAGAGGATGAAGCTGTTGAACCTTTTAAATATGTAGGTGTTACAGATTTAAACCCGAATCTGAAATACGTTGGATATGAATTTTGTATTACAGGTTTAATAAAGCCAGAAGATTATTTTGAAACTTCTAGACAAGTAAGATTTGAATTAATGTCTATGTTCCATAAGAATCAAGTACAAATGCCAGCAGCAAATATGCTTGTTACTACTGAAAGTTTACAGCATACCCATGGTGGACAATCTTTATCGGACAGCTAA
- a CDS encoding sensor histidine kinase — MHRLEALKAIAELLNEATDLQDMLEKALHTLLQVMNLQTGWIFFIDESGKHRMLVDENLPPALTWQKKKPMCEGDCWCVERFVNGRLEKATNIIECKRIEDAIECNWGETEDVTHHATIPLRSGSEKFGLLNVASPQKTHFSEEELALLESIAFQIGTTIQRIQLVEKERKYVVVAERNRLARDLHDSVKQLLFSIMLTAKGTLNMTQDRDLQELLSYIGELSQEALQEMTLLIWQLRPEGLEKGLAEAIKNYGKLLGIHVEVRIDGMVSIGDEIEEVLWRISQEVIHNCKKHASCEKVNVLLKIENNQLYFYIEDNGIGFIQKQVRESALGLKSMKERIQLLNGSFQIKTELKKGTKIEIQLPV; from the coding sequence ATGCATCGATTAGAAGCATTAAAAGCAATTGCTGAATTATTAAATGAAGCAACAGACTTACAGGACATGTTAGAAAAAGCGTTACATACATTGTTACAAGTTATGAATTTACAAACAGGGTGGATCTTTTTTATTGATGAAAGTGGAAAGCACCGTATGCTTGTGGATGAAAACTTACCGCCAGCTCTTACGTGGCAAAAGAAGAAGCCGATGTGTGAAGGAGACTGCTGGTGTGTAGAGCGTTTTGTGAATGGCAGATTGGAAAAAGCGACTAATATTATTGAATGTAAGCGAATAGAGGATGCGATTGAATGTAATTGGGGAGAGACAGAAGATGTTACGCATCATGCGACAATTCCCCTTAGGTCTGGATCGGAGAAATTTGGTCTATTAAATGTCGCCTCTCCTCAAAAAACACATTTTTCAGAGGAAGAATTGGCATTATTAGAATCGATTGCATTTCAAATCGGAACGACAATCCAACGTATTCAGTTAGTAGAGAAAGAGCGTAAATACGTAGTAGTAGCTGAAAGAAATCGACTTGCACGTGATTTACATGATTCAGTAAAACAGTTGTTGTTTTCCATTATGCTAACAGCAAAAGGTACGCTAAATATGACGCAAGATAGAGACTTGCAAGAGCTGTTGAGCTATATTGGAGAATTATCACAAGAAGCATTACAAGAGATGACACTTTTGATTTGGCAATTAAGACCGGAAGGATTAGAAAAAGGGTTAGCAGAAGCAATTAAAAATTACGGAAAGTTGTTAGGGATTCACGTGGAAGTTCGAATTGATGGAATGGTTTCAATTGGAGATGAAATAGAAGAAGTTTTATGGCGTATTAGTCAAGAAGTAATACATAATTGTAAAAAACATGCTTCATGTGAAAAGGTAAATGTTCTTTTGAAAATAGAAAATAACCAGCTGTATTTTTACATAGAGGATAATGGAATAGGATTTATACAAAAACAAGTAAGAGAGTCAGCACTCGGTTTAAAAAGTATGAAGGAGCGTATTCAGTTATTGAATGGATCATTTCAAATAAAAACTGAGCTGAAAAAGGGTACGAAAATTGAAATTCAATTGCCGGTTTGA
- a CDS encoding response regulator → MKIKLLLVEDHHIVRRGLVFFLKTREEFEIVGEAENGEDALTFVRTERPDVVLMDLSMPKMDGIEATKQIKQYDETIKILILSSFSEQDYVLPALEAGADGYQLKEVQPEQLVASIIAIYEGNANFHPKVTPALLGRSAVKKENPFSMLTKREQEVLQEIAKGRSNKEIAAELHITEQTVKTHVSNILAKLEVDDRTQAALYAVKHGEK, encoded by the coding sequence TTGAAGATTAAATTATTACTAGTTGAGGATCATCATATCGTTCGAAGAGGACTTGTATTCTTTTTGAAAACGAGAGAAGAATTTGAAATTGTTGGGGAAGCAGAAAATGGTGAAGATGCATTAACATTTGTTCGAACGGAAAGGCCAGATGTAGTATTAATGGATCTATCAATGCCGAAGATGGATGGTATTGAAGCAACAAAACAGATAAAACAATATGATGAAACAATAAAGATACTAATATTAAGCAGTTTTTCAGAGCAAGATTATGTTTTACCAGCACTAGAAGCTGGAGCAGATGGTTATCAATTAAAAGAAGTACAACCTGAGCAACTTGTAGCTTCTATCATTGCAATATATGAAGGGAATGCGAATTTTCATCCGAAAGTAACACCGGCACTATTAGGACGATCAGCCGTCAAAAAAGAAAACCCTTTCTCCATGTTAACGAAAAGAGAGCAAGAAGTACTTCAGGAAATTGCGAAAGGGCGAAGCAATAAAGAAATTGCAGCAGAGCTTCATATTACAGAACAAACTGTGAAAACACATGTTTCAAATATTTTAGCTAAATTGGAAGTAGATGATCGTACGCAAGCTGCACTGTACGCAGTGAAACACGGCGAGAAATAA
- the adhP gene encoding alcohol dehydrogenase AdhP, giving the protein MKAVVVNKNSKANIEVVEKELRPLHSGEALVDVEYCGVCHTDLHVANHDFGNTDGRILGHEGVGIVTKIADDVTSLKVGDRVSIAWMFQSCGRCEYCVTGRETFCREVKNAGYSVDGGMAEQCIVTADYAVKVPEGLDPAQASSITCAGVTTYKAIKVSDIKPGQPIVIYGCGGLGNLAIQYAKNVFGAKVIAVDINDDKLALAKEVGADMTINPISQGPADKIIQEEFGGAYAAVVTAVSKVAFNSAVDAVRACGKVVAVGLPVETMDLNIPRLVLDGIEVVGSLVGTRKDLEEAFMFGAEGKVVPVVQTCSLDKVQNVFEEMEQGRIQGRMVIDFKQNNCDCK; this is encoded by the coding sequence ATGAAAGCAGTAGTAGTTAATAAAAATAGTAAAGCCAATATTGAGGTTGTTGAAAAGGAATTACGTCCGCTACACTCAGGTGAAGCACTAGTAGATGTAGAGTATTGTGGGGTTTGTCATACTGATTTACACGTTGCAAATCATGATTTTGGAAACACAGATGGCCGTATTCTTGGTCATGAGGGTGTAGGTATTGTGACGAAAATCGCTGATGATGTTACTTCACTAAAGGTAGGTGATCGTGTAAGTATTGCATGGATGTTCCAATCTTGTGGACGTTGTGAATATTGCGTGACTGGTAGAGAAACATTTTGCCGTGAAGTTAAGAATGCTGGTTATTCAGTAGATGGTGGTATGGCTGAACAATGTATTGTTACAGCTGATTATGCAGTGAAAGTACCAGAAGGATTAGATCCTGCTCAAGCATCATCGATCACATGTGCGGGCGTTACTACATATAAAGCTATAAAAGTATCTGATATTAAACCTGGTCAACCGATCGTAATCTATGGTTGTGGTGGATTAGGTAACTTAGCTATCCAATATGCTAAAAATGTATTTGGTGCAAAGGTAATTGCAGTAGATATTAATGACGATAAACTAGCCTTAGCAAAAGAGGTTGGTGCTGATATGACAATCAATCCAATTTCTCAAGGTCCTGCTGATAAGATTATTCAAGAGGAGTTTGGTGGTGCTTATGCTGCTGTAGTAACAGCTGTTTCAAAGGTAGCATTCAACTCAGCAGTTGACGCAGTACGTGCTTGTGGTAAAGTCGTTGCAGTAGGTTTACCAGTAGAAACTATGGATTTGAACATTCCGCGCCTTGTACTAGATGGAATTGAAGTAGTTGGTTCTTTAGTCGGTACTCGTAAGGATCTAGAAGAGGCGTTTATGTTCGGGGCAGAAGGAAAAGTAGTGCCAGTTGTTCAAACTTGTTCTTTAGATAAAGTACAAAATGTATTCGAAGAAATGGAACAAGGTAGAATTCAAGGGCGTATGGTAATCGATTTTAAACAGAACAATTGTGATTGCAAATAA
- a CDS encoding ABC transporter permease, translating into MKSIWKSKRFLIGFTYLFILVSASFIYSWFFKDTIPKAPQLLYNDNNELLGKAPFPPSLIPPFGSDRFGESVFLQIIEGAKFTILLAVVISFFRILFGTCIGILLSLYASKFKRFFQACSEVFYYIPTLFIAFILITPVNIVIVSNADRLDPNISFAFYQVLVLIFVALPTLSLYISSEVDEFMKQDYILSSQLLGASRFHIIKKHLRVLLLDRLFVLFMEHIVQALILVIHLALLDIIIGGIQMRELYDGALKPVSLSNDWAGLIGLNRYEMNLSWWIIFYSLASFFITILFIKLMTIGIQDALKARDSQTVAIQSVPDQKKFVKHKDSFSFANKVNL; encoded by the coding sequence ATGAAATCTATTTGGAAATCAAAACGCTTTTTAATCGGCTTTACTTATTTATTCATACTTGTTTCAGCTAGTTTTATTTATAGTTGGTTCTTTAAAGATACCATCCCAAAAGCTCCCCAGTTACTTTACAATGACAATAACGAATTACTTGGAAAGGCTCCCTTTCCACCATCATTAATACCGCCTTTTGGATCGGATCGTTTTGGAGAGTCTGTTTTCTTACAAATTATAGAAGGAGCAAAGTTCACCATTTTATTAGCCGTGGTAATTAGCTTCTTTCGCATATTATTCGGAACATGTATAGGAATACTCTTAAGTTTATACGCTTCAAAATTCAAGAGATTTTTCCAGGCATGCTCAGAAGTTTTTTACTATATTCCTACTTTATTTATCGCATTTATACTCATCACACCTGTTAATATTGTAATCGTATCAAATGCTGATAGATTAGATCCAAATATTTCATTTGCGTTTTATCAAGTACTCGTACTTATATTCGTCGCACTGCCTACACTTTCTTTATATATATCCTCAGAGGTTGATGAATTTATGAAACAAGATTACATTTTAAGTTCCCAATTGCTAGGAGCTAGCCGTTTTCATATTATCAAAAAACACTTACGAGTCTTGTTACTTGATCGCTTATTTGTGTTATTTATGGAACATATTGTCCAAGCGCTCATACTCGTTATCCATTTAGCGTTGCTTGATATTATAATTGGCGGGATCCAAATGCGGGAACTCTATGATGGAGCGCTCAAACCTGTTTCTCTATCTAATGATTGGGCTGGCCTTATTGGATTAAATCGTTATGAAATGAATCTTTCATGGTGGATTATTTTTTATTCTCTCGCTTCATTCTTTATTACGATTCTATTTATTAAGCTTATGACAATCGGGATTCAAGATGCACTGAAAGCAAGAGATTCGCAAACTGTAGCAATTCAATCTGTTCCAGATCAAAAGAAATTTGTTAAACATAAAGATTCTTTTTCTTTTGCAAATAAAGTAAACCTTTAA
- a CDS encoding ABC transporter permease subunit — MLHKISQFTMKLSSILLSLLLLLNLPYLFITQQGFTFQPIYFFDQIVAMLKQVFSPESLLVIGSDPKYGHLKTTPLFPTVLESYLYSFTILFLAFLLALFFSSSMAFFYFLAKDYIKKWINRIVFILEAVPDMMMMICLQIFFIWVLQKFGEAPFTIISYNENRAYLLPILSLSVLPTLQMFRMMVLYIKEEHGKHYVEVAYGKGLSSSYILCIHLFKNISIHFFHHLKTIFVFLLSNLFILEFVFNMQGIIQFLFKKAFISPPAAFIILVMIILPFYAIFQIISFMMNRWQKQLKGAAL, encoded by the coding sequence ATGTTACATAAAATATCTCAATTTACAATGAAGCTTTCATCCATTCTTTTATCACTGTTACTATTATTAAATTTACCTTATTTATTTATCACTCAACAAGGATTTACCTTTCAACCAATTTATTTTTTTGACCAGATCGTTGCTATGTTAAAACAGGTTTTCTCCCCTGAATCATTGTTGGTTATAGGATCAGACCCAAAGTATGGTCATTTAAAAACAACACCATTATTTCCAACTGTTTTAGAATCTTATCTATATTCATTTACTATTTTATTTTTAGCCTTTTTACTTGCGCTCTTTTTTTCATCTAGCATGGCATTTTTTTATTTTTTAGCAAAAGATTATATAAAAAAATGGATAAACCGAATTGTGTTCATATTAGAAGCTGTCCCTGATATGATGATGATGATTTGTTTGCAAATATTTTTCATATGGGTACTTCAGAAATTCGGAGAAGCTCCTTTCACTATTATTTCCTATAATGAAAATCGAGCTTATTTACTCCCTATTTTATCTTTATCTGTTTTACCTACATTACAAATGTTTCGAATGATGGTGTTATACATAAAAGAAGAACATGGAAAACATTACGTAGAGGTTGCATATGGCAAAGGCCTTTCATCAAGTTATATACTTTGTATTCATTTATTCAAAAATATATCTATCCACTTCTTCCACCATTTAAAAACGATTTTTGTTTTCTTACTGTCTAACTTATTCATTTTAGAATTCGTTTTTAATATGCAAGGTATTATTCAATTTTTATTTAAAAAGGCGTTTATTTCACCACCAGCTGCATTTATCATACTTGTGATGATTATTTTACCGTTTTACGCCATTTTTCAAATCATCTCTTTCATGATGAATAGGTGGCAAAAGCAATTGAAAGGAGCAGCTTTATGA
- a CDS encoding FGGY family carbohydrate kinase, whose protein sequence is MKEEEPELYKSTYKFISIKEYGIYQLFSRYVVDDSIASATGLFNLETLNWDVDVLGILNIST, encoded by the coding sequence ATGAAAGAAGAGGAGCCAGAATTATATAAAAGTACTTATAAATTTATTTCTATTAAAGAGTATGGGATTTATCAATTATTTTCACGCTACGTAGTTGATGATTCTATTGCTTCTGCTACAGGGTTATTCAATTTAGAAACGTTAAATTGGGATGTTGATGTGCTGGGAATATTAAATATTTCTACATAA
- a CDS encoding tetratricopeptide repeat-containing glycosyltransferase, with protein MGNEQVKNVGEEKKLCLCMIVKNESRIMERCLNATKSIVDFVSICDTGSTDHTPEIIENWCKENEIPGTVHHEPFKNFGYNRSLAVSLAQKTYPEADYLLILDADMILEVDPEFDKTSLTEDHYLTLQYDIHIKYWLTRLLKASLPWKSVGVTHEYWDIDRSKVGANYNTRVARLETLVVNDPGDGGSKADKFERDERLLLQGINDPETTPDLHIRYLFYLAQTYFHLSQFEDSIKWYKKRVEAGGWVEEVFYSLLRIGFCYEQLANRSANKQHEVTEADEKENAKKQEEQYTALAVLYFQKAWEYRPTRAEPLYQLARMYRLKSQNNIALMYALQGKEVPFPKDDLLFVDYHVYDYLFDYEISINAFYIPHKKHLGAASQKYLESKKEELPLHIANMVENNAKFY; from the coding sequence ATGGGAAATGAGCAAGTGAAGAATGTAGGGGAAGAAAAAAAGTTATGTCTTTGTATGATTGTTAAAAACGAGTCTAGAATTATGGAAAGATGTTTAAATGCTACGAAATCAATTGTAGATTTTGTCTCTATTTGTGATACTGGATCAACTGATCATACACCTGAAATTATTGAAAATTGGTGTAAAGAAAATGAAATCCCTGGAACAGTTCATCATGAACCATTTAAAAACTTTGGTTATAACAGAAGTTTAGCTGTTTCATTGGCACAAAAAACATATCCAGAAGCAGATTATTTATTAATATTAGATGCAGATATGATATTAGAAGTTGATCCCGAATTTGATAAGACGAGTTTAACGGAAGACCATTATCTTACATTACAATATGATATTCATATTAAGTATTGGCTTACACGCCTTTTAAAAGCTTCCTTACCATGGAAATCTGTCGGTGTTACTCATGAGTATTGGGATATAGATCGTTCAAAAGTTGGAGCAAATTACAATACGAGAGTAGCTAGGCTAGAGACGCTTGTCGTTAACGATCCTGGGGATGGTGGTAGTAAAGCTGATAAATTTGAAAGAGATGAGAGGTTGTTATTACAAGGAATAAACGACCCAGAAACAACGCCAGACTTGCATATAAGATATTTATTTTATTTAGCCCAAACTTATTTTCATTTAAGTCAATTTGAAGATTCGATTAAATGGTATAAAAAACGAGTGGAAGCAGGTGGATGGGTTGAAGAGGTATTCTATTCGTTATTGCGAATAGGATTTTGTTATGAACAACTAGCAAATCGTTCAGCAAATAAACAACATGAAGTAACAGAAGCGGATGAAAAAGAAAATGCTAAGAAGCAAGAAGAACAATACACAGCATTAGCTGTTCTTTATTTTCAAAAAGCGTGGGAATATAGACCAACTAGAGCTGAGCCATTATATCAACTTGCAAGAATGTATCGATTAAAATCTCAAAATAATATTGCGTTGATGTATGCCTTGCAAGGGAAGGAAGTGCCTTTTCCAAAAGATGATCTTCTATTTGTAGATTATCATGTGTATGATTATTTATTTGACTATGAGATATCTATAAATGCTTTCTATATACCGCATAAAAAACATTTAGGTGCAGCATCACAAAAATATTTAGAATCAAAAAAAGAAGAGTTACCGTTGCATATTGCCAATATGGTAGAGAATAATGCGAAATTTTATTAA
- a CDS encoding NADPH-dependent FMN reductase: MKLVVINGTPRKFGRTRVVAKYIADQFEGELYDLAVEELPLYNGEESQRELEAVKKLKALVKGADGVVLCTPEYHNAMSGALKNSLDYLSSSEFIHKPVALLAVAGGGKGGINALNSMRTVARGVYANAIPKQVVLDGLHVQDGELGEDAKPLIHDLVKELKAYMGVYKEVKKQLGVE; this comes from the coding sequence ATGAAACTAGTCGTTATTAACGGTACACCAAGAAAATTCGGTAGAACTCGTGTGGTGGCAAAATATATTGCTGACCAATTTGAAGGGGAGTTATATGATTTAGCAGTAGAAGAACTGCCTTTATATAATGGGGAAGAATCACAACGTGAATTAGAAGCGGTAAAAAAATTAAAGGCGTTAGTGAAAGGTGCTGATGGGGTAGTATTATGTACACCAGAATATCATAATGCGATGAGTGGAGCGCTGAAAAACTCTTTAGATTACTTAAGTAGTAGTGAATTTATTCATAAACCAGTTGCGTTACTTGCGGTTGCTGGAGGCGGTAAAGGTGGAATTAACGCATTAAACAGTATGCGTACTGTTGCTAGAGGTGTATACGCAAATGCCATCCCAAAACAAGTTGTGCTTGATGGACTTCATGTACAAGACGGTGAATTGGGAGAAGATGCAAAACCATTAATTCATGATTTAGTTAAAGAATTAAAAGCATATATGGGCGTATATAAAGAGGTGAAAAAACAACTAGGAGTGGAGTGA
- a CDS encoding MFS transporter: MSALYKDSRLYYILGANSLSAIGSGIVMITIPWLLIKESGGETTFGYVSIISTFIMFLLTPFIGQSIDRFSRKSLLLCNEGIGIAVIGIMVIWGFAGQPYHSIHYILIYIAGSFYYLLFYPTIFAFNQEIFQAEHYKSLSGTMEIQGQLTQVISGAVASFLIEIVSLKWILLVDMLTFAGAFFLFLCIPYVKKKEIKKKITFKKQLFEGIRFMKKRPKLFWFLLATYMPFIGVMMANYLIPVYISDILKANASVYAIEGMMYGVGAVVAGICIPLIMKYVKTEVSIVMTMCIYVISITAMIIEPSVIFLYGLAIFHAIGNAGTRVARNVLMMEEIPNEVMGRVDSLFRLIGTGIRIVLLMLFTVGVSKVGVMVQFYLLSFILILSLAIAINYVISKRKFEASISNKSIV, from the coding sequence ATGTCAGCTCTTTATAAAGATTCTCGCTTGTATTACATTCTAGGAGCCAATAGTCTATCAGCTATTGGTTCCGGAATTGTAATGATAACGATTCCGTGGTTGTTAATTAAAGAGAGTGGAGGGGAGACAACGTTTGGTTATGTTTCCATTATCTCAACTTTTATTATGTTTTTGTTAACTCCGTTTATCGGGCAAAGTATTGATCGTTTTTCAAGAAAATCTTTATTGTTATGTAACGAAGGAATCGGCATAGCTGTAATCGGAATAATGGTTATATGGGGATTTGCTGGGCAACCTTATCATTCTATTCATTATATTCTTATTTATATAGCAGGCTCTTTTTACTATCTATTATTTTATCCTACAATTTTTGCATTTAACCAAGAAATTTTTCAAGCAGAACATTATAAAAGTTTAAGTGGAACGATGGAAATACAAGGACAGTTAACACAAGTTATTTCAGGAGCAGTCGCGAGCTTCCTAATTGAAATTGTGTCTTTGAAATGGATTTTATTAGTAGATATGTTAACTTTTGCAGGAGCATTTTTCTTGTTCTTATGTATACCATACGTAAAGAAAAAAGAGATAAAAAAGAAAATAACATTTAAGAAACAATTGTTCGAAGGAATTCGCTTTATGAAAAAACGTCCTAAGCTCTTTTGGTTCTTACTTGCCACTTATATGCCATTTATAGGTGTTATGATGGCAAATTATTTAATACCAGTTTATATTTCGGATATACTTAAAGCTAATGCCTCTGTATACGCAATAGAAGGAATGATGTACGGTGTTGGAGCGGTTGTTGCAGGAATTTGTATTCCACTCATCATGAAATATGTCAAAACAGAAGTTTCAATTGTTATGACGATGTGCATTTATGTAATTTCAATTACCGCAATGATTATTGAACCTTCCGTAATTTTCTTATATGGACTAGCGATTTTTCATGCGATTGGAAATGCGGGGACAAGAGTGGCGAGAAATGTATTAATGATGGAGGAAATTCCAAATGAAGTAATGGGACGTGTAGACAGCCTATTCCGATTAATTGGTACAGGAATACGAATTGTATTGTTAATGTTGTTTACAGTTGGTGTTTCTAAAGTAGGTGTCATGGTACAGTTTTATTTACTAAGTTTCATATTGATCCTTTCGTTAGCAATTGCTATAAACTATGTAATCTCAAAACGTAAATTCGAAGCGAGTATTTCTAATAAATCGATTGTTTAA
- a CDS encoding YdcF family protein, whose product MNKWILLIILLLPPLYILYMTFRMKKVAREKLSHHSPYVLILGAKLFGDKPSLSLQNRLDVALEYLYSHPDVKVIVSGGQGEDEDIPEAHSMRNYLMARGIDESRILIEDQSTNTYENVKFSMDLYDVKHAVVVSNTYHLYRTKIIAKRLGMKMEALAAETPMRSKRKMYVREYAAIMKTILLDR is encoded by the coding sequence ATGAACAAATGGATCTTGCTTATAATTTTATTATTACCACCATTATATATTCTTTATATGACGTTTCGAATGAAGAAAGTTGCTCGTGAAAAATTGAGCCATCACTCTCCATACGTTCTTATATTAGGCGCAAAGTTATTTGGAGATAAACCGTCTTTATCACTTCAAAATCGTTTAGATGTAGCGCTGGAATATTTATATTCTCATCCTGACGTAAAAGTAATTGTTTCAGGCGGCCAAGGGGAAGATGAAGATATACCAGAAGCTCATAGTATGAGAAATTATTTAATGGCGCGTGGTATAGATGAGAGTCGTATTTTAATAGAAGATCAATCTACAAATACGTATGAGAATGTAAAGTTTAGTATGGACTTATATGATGTGAAACATGCGGTAGTTGTAAGTAATACGTATCATTTATATAGAACGAAAATAATTGCAAAGCGTTTAGGCATGAAGATGGAGGCACTAGCTGCTGAAACCCCAATGCGTTCTAAGAGAAAAATGTATGTGCGTGAATATGCTGCTATAATGAAAACAATATTGTTAGACCGTTAG